Proteins encoded together in one Deinococcus hopiensis KR-140 window:
- a CDS encoding carboxymuconolactone decarboxylase family protein, with amino-acid sequence MNGTRLPYQTLLPSAFQALLALERRVQGLTLGVPLLEPVKVRARQLNGCGFCLDRPSKDARKVGVSQRQLCWSSRRGAGTLFTPRRQAVLKFEAVTLQAGVPDAPLGRLRPHFCGAGIIKWTMAVITVNAWNRMGVVSGLHPA; translated from the coding sequence ATGAACGGAACCCGCCTGCCCTACCAAACCCTGTTGCCCAGCGCCTTCCAGGCCTTGCTCGCCCTGGAGCGCCGCGTGCAGGGCCTGACCCTCGGCGTGCCCCTGCTCGAACCCGTCAAGGTGCGGGCCAGACAGCTCAACGGCTGTGGGTTTTGCCTGGACCGGCCCAGCAAGGACGCCCGAAAGGTGGGGGTGTCCCAGCGCCAGCTCTGCTGGTCCTCGCGGCGCGGCGCGGGAACGCTGTTTACTCCGCGCAGGCAGGCCGTGCTGAAATTCGAAGCGGTCACGCTGCAGGCCGGGGTGCCGGACGCGCCGCTGGGCCGGTTGCGCCCCCACTTCTGCGGCGCCGGGATCATCAAGTGGACGATGGCCGTCATCACGGTTAACGCCTGGAACCGCATGGGCGTGGTCAGTGGGCTGCACCCCGCGTGA
- a CDS encoding pyridoxamine 5'-phosphate oxidase family protein: protein MTDFYDPRTRDLSLSRRPQNRRDDVWIRALLARLTVGRVGTVWTGEDGGAWPFVTPLAFAYRPETHDIVYHTNVVGRLRANTDQNAPSRTVFEASEIGHLLPSNDPLELTVQYRSVMAFGTARVLTDREEAREALRVLSERAFPGLRVGESTRPIRDADLIRTTVYSLAVERWSGKENWAEAAAQTEAWPVLPPDLASPRSTTLG from the coding sequence ATGACCGACTTCTACGATCCCCGTACCCGTGACCTTTCGCTCAGCCGCCGCCCGCAAAACCGCCGCGACGACGTCTGGATTCGCGCCCTGCTCGCCCGCCTGACTGTGGGGCGCGTCGGGACCGTCTGGACCGGGGAGGACGGCGGGGCGTGGCCGTTTGTCACCCCGCTTGCCTTCGCCTACCGCCCGGAGACGCACGACATCGTGTACCACACGAACGTGGTGGGGCGTCTCCGGGCAAATACCGACCAGAACGCCCCTTCGCGCACCGTCTTCGAGGCTTCTGAGATCGGGCACCTGCTGCCCAGCAACGATCCGCTGGAACTCACCGTGCAGTACCGCAGCGTGATGGCGTTTGGCACCGCCCGCGTGCTGACGGACCGCGAGGAGGCGCGGGAGGCCCTGCGCGTGCTGTCTGAGCGGGCCTTTCCCGGCCTGCGGGTGGGGGAGAGCACGCGGCCGATCCGTGACGCGGACCTCATCCGCACCACGGTCTACTCGCTCGCGGTGGAGCGCTGGAGCGGCAAGGAGAACTGGGCAGAGGCGGCGGCGCAGACGGAGGCGTGGCCCGTACTGCCGCCCGACCTCGCCTCTCCCCGTTCCACCACCCTGGGCTGA
- a CDS encoding GNAT family N-acetyltransferase, protein MPEIRPITPEDAALALPALRELRPAAPQTESVEALTAHLLAVEREGYRLAGSFEAGRTGAAAVTGYRTFTVLAFGQMLYVDDLSTLPDARGKGHARALLRWLEGEARRMGCLGLHLDSGVGSARFTAHRLYLSAGMNITAHHFEKELE, encoded by the coding sequence TTGCCTGAAATTCGACCCATTACTCCGGAGGACGCCGCCCTCGCCCTGCCCGCCCTGCGCGAGTTGCGCCCTGCTGCGCCGCAGACGGAGAGCGTGGAGGCCCTCACTGCCCACCTCCTCGCCGTGGAGAGAGAGGGTTACCGCCTCGCCGGTTCCTTTGAGGCAGGCCGGACCGGAGCCGCCGCCGTGACCGGTTACCGCACCTTCACAGTGCTCGCCTTCGGGCAGATGCTGTACGTGGACGACCTCTCCACCTTGCCGGATGCACGCGGAAAGGGACACGCCCGCGCGCTCCTGCGCTGGCTGGAGGGCGAGGCGCGGCGGATGGGGTGCCTGGGCCTGCACCTCGACTCCGGCGTCGGTTCCGCCCGCTTCACCGCCCACCGTCTCTACCTCTCGGCGGGAATGAACATCACCGCCCACCACTTCGAGAAGGAGCTGGAATGA